In Bdellovibrio bacteriovorus, a single window of DNA contains:
- a CDS encoding aminotransferase class IV — MSVAVLSPSEIQSKLQERAYAAQKTYLAMYSTWLGGITKEPGLMTVPIDDHLVHRGDGVFEAIKVVDGKAFLLQEHLERLELSAGKIGLKLPMPLDEMREVIFRTVQVASTKNAVLRLYISRGPGGFTTNPYECLASQMYLVVTAYTPYSEERYINGVKVGRSQIPPKDPWFATIKTCNYLQNVLMKKESVDRKLDFTIGVDPQGYLTESSTENIVMIDKNRTLVRPKLRQILKGTTMMRSFELAESLLAAGALTGIQEKDLTEMDLYEAQEVMMIGTTLDVLPVTEYEGKKIGTGKQGPVSAQLLQLLREDMKKGPKATPVPV, encoded by the coding sequence ATGTCCGTTGCAGTTCTTTCCCCCTCTGAAATTCAATCCAAACTTCAAGAGCGTGCTTACGCCGCACAAAAAACTTACTTAGCCATGTACAGCACTTGGTTGGGCGGCATTACGAAAGAGCCGGGGTTGATGACGGTCCCTATCGACGATCATTTGGTGCATCGTGGGGATGGGGTGTTTGAAGCGATCAAGGTCGTTGATGGCAAAGCCTTTCTTCTGCAAGAGCACTTAGAGCGTTTAGAGCTTTCTGCGGGTAAAATCGGTTTAAAACTTCCGATGCCCCTTGATGAAATGCGTGAAGTGATCTTTAGAACCGTTCAAGTAGCGAGTACAAAAAACGCTGTCTTGCGTCTTTATATCTCGCGCGGTCCGGGCGGATTTACGACGAACCCCTATGAGTGTTTGGCGTCGCAGATGTATTTGGTTGTAACAGCTTACACTCCGTATTCTGAAGAAAGATATATCAACGGAGTGAAAGTGGGGCGCAGTCAAATCCCTCCGAAAGACCCTTGGTTTGCGACGATTAAAACTTGCAATTACTTGCAAAACGTTTTGATGAAAAAAGAAAGCGTCGATCGTAAACTTGATTTCACAATCGGTGTAGATCCTCAAGGGTACTTAACGGAAAGCTCGACGGAAAATATCGTGATGATTGATAAAAATCGCACTTTGGTTCGTCCTAAACTTCGTCAGATCTTAAAAGGCACAACGATGATGCGCAGTTTTGAACTCGCTGAATCCCTTTTAGCGGCGGGTGCCTTAACAGGCATTCAGGAAAAAGATTTAACCGAGATGGATCTTTACGAAGCGCAAGAAGTGATGATGATTGGAACGACGTTAGATGTTTTGCCAGTCACAGAATATGAAGGAAAGAAAATCGGGACGGGAAAGCAAGGACCGGTTTCAGCACAGCTCTTACAGCTTCTGCGTGAGGATATGAAAAAGGGGCCGAAAGCGACCCCTGTTCCAGTTTAA
- a CDS encoding rod shape-determining protein, which yields MLSWLFRDEAGTAADLYVDLGTANTLIAGRGKGIILNEPSLIAYQQTSPGKKRVIAVGTDAKEKLANNPGSIFPQKPIRDGVIADFETTEVMLRHFLSAPGVKSAFSRPRVVVSLPYGVTEVEKKAVIQSCKAAGAKEVFLIDEPMAAAIGSGLNIKSAEGNMIIDIGGGTTEVAVIALADIVYCEAARVGGHKIDDSIIDYFRKYKKLIISETTAEYLKVSIGTAVPKKDIKTATITGRDADTGMNKTMEVSSEDVGLAMNNSVQEVINAIHRALEHTPPELVSDIIERGVVLAGGGALIRDFDLRIQNEVRLPVRIAESPLTAIARGGEAVLSDPELLDKIQLEV from the coding sequence ATGTTGTCTTGGTTATTTAGGGATGAAGCTGGAACCGCCGCTGATTTGTACGTCGACCTCGGCACTGCGAACACTTTAATCGCAGGCCGTGGCAAAGGCATCATTTTAAATGAGCCTTCTTTGATCGCGTACCAACAAACAAGTCCTGGCAAAAAAAGAGTGATCGCGGTTGGAACAGATGCCAAAGAAAAATTGGCGAACAACCCTGGCAGCATCTTTCCGCAAAAGCCGATTCGTGATGGCGTGATTGCGGACTTTGAAACAACGGAAGTGATGTTAAGACACTTTCTTTCAGCTCCGGGAGTGAAATCTGCATTTTCTCGTCCAAGAGTTGTCGTGTCCTTGCCTTACGGAGTGACGGAAGTAGAGAAAAAAGCCGTTATTCAATCTTGTAAAGCGGCTGGCGCAAAAGAAGTTTTCTTGATTGATGAGCCGATGGCCGCAGCGATTGGCTCAGGCCTTAATATCAAGTCTGCTGAAGGCAATATGATTATCGATATCGGTGGTGGCACAACGGAAGTTGCGGTTATCGCCCTAGCTGATATCGTTTACTGTGAAGCCGCTCGCGTGGGTGGACATAAAATCGATGACTCGATCATTGATTACTTCCGTAAATACAAAAAGCTTATTATTTCTGAAACGACGGCGGAATATTTGAAAGTCTCTATCGGTACAGCTGTTCCGAAAAAAGATATCAAAACAGCGACAATCACAGGTCGTGATGCTGATACGGGAATGAATAAAACCATGGAAGTCAGCTCTGAAGACGTAGGACTTGCGATGAATAACTCAGTTCAAGAAGTTATCAATGCCATTCACCGCGCTTTAGAACACACTCCCCCAGAACTTGTGTCAGACATTATCGAAAGAGGTGTTGTGCTTGCTGGTGGCGGAGCTTTGATTCGCGATTTCGATTTGCGCATTCAAAATGAAGTGCGTTTGCCGGTCAGAATTGCTGAGAGCCCTCTGACAGCCATCGCCCGCGGAGGCGAAGCTGTCTTGAGTGACCCTGAGCTCTTAGATAAAATTCAATTGGAAGTTTAA
- a CDS encoding glycosyltransferase family 2 protein, with amino-acid sequence MTKLPISLVIITLNEEAHIERCIRSVPFADDVVVVDSFSTDRTVEIAERCGARVFQEKWKGFGPQKAFATAQAKNPWVLALDADEALSPELAAEIYGRFSELNSEAGYLFPRKSYHLGRWISHGGWYPDYQLRLFNKSISQWDSADVHEKVEVKLKLKMKKDLLHWVFDGISDQVLTNDRYSTLGAKELAAAGKKFSYLKMIFKPWGKFVETYFVKAGFLDGLPGFIIAVGASYSLFLKFAKLWEMERAQKKSSQ; translated from the coding sequence GTGACGAAACTTCCCATATCTCTAGTGATCATTACCTTAAATGAAGAGGCGCATATCGAGCGCTGCATTCGCTCCGTTCCCTTTGCCGACGATGTTGTCGTGGTTGATAGCTTTTCGACGGATCGCACGGTAGAAATCGCCGAACGCTGTGGAGCCCGCGTGTTCCAGGAAAAGTGGAAGGGTTTTGGCCCGCAAAAAGCCTTCGCGACGGCTCAAGCTAAAAACCCTTGGGTGTTGGCGTTAGACGCAGATGAAGCTTTAAGTCCCGAGCTTGCCGCAGAGATTTATGGTCGTTTTTCAGAATTAAATTCCGAAGCGGGTTATCTTTTCCCGCGCAAGTCTTACCACTTGGGGCGCTGGATTTCTCACGGCGGATGGTATCCTGACTATCAACTGCGGTTGTTTAATAAATCCATTTCTCAGTGGGATTCCGCAGACGTACACGAAAAAGTGGAAGTAAAGTTAAAGTTAAAAATGAAGAAAGACCTGCTTCATTGGGTCTTTGATGGCATCAGCGATCAGGTGCTTACGAACGATCGTTATTCTACGTTAGGCGCAAAAGAACTTGCAGCGGCAGGGAAGAAGTTTTCTTACTTAAAGATGATCTTTAAGCCTTGGGGAAAGTTCGTCGAGACTTACTTTGTGAAAGCCGGCTTTCTAGATGGGCTCCCAGGTTTTATCATCGCTGTCGGCGCCTCTTACTCGTTGTTTTTAAAATTCGCCAAACTCTGGGAGATGGAACGTGCTCAGAAAAAGTCTTCTCAATAA
- a CDS encoding alkaline phosphatase D family protein, with amino-acid sequence MESVRSSSHEFIHVFLGRGHNGAQKIVLCAPFQTDFDEVECTLSLSGVALPPMKAKAQDPEVRNFVFEFHGLISGGNYSYRFTKKGERLDLGAGLLESNLRFTYWSTLDAYAETVLISCNGVYIFKDQNKKWDMWRRLETTIANSKNPPKLLILGGDQYYQDDTEKEFYEKLKGDVTPELRNQVKMAAIRRAWEQTSDPSYRRLMASIPSVAMCDDHDFTDGAGGRFFNEQGVFESSWLNYMSILVEVFEAFQTSRNPTPIISKTKSAYSFTLDLGESALIALDMRTEKNAGINKIMDEDHKNAVFAVIQALPHKNILILSPVVPARNSNQKEGWMAGIIEWLKKPKVKAKFEKWHLMFAWDYIVGMEDDMDDALTSKRAIGFFGELMKCLSTKALNDTTYTLLTGDIHTGGSIELFITVDKGTFPLGVLVSSPIGYDPMPDVVEGLLQEGMLIKKQNNDFKLIGINNQFVTARNFVFLRPSLLKTDAKDQAARIFIEGIQGSRSLPIGSWNPLEGETADSKLENSAAHATEKAAEDLTP; translated from the coding sequence ATGGAATCGGTACGTTCTAGTAGTCATGAATTTATCCACGTTTTCTTGGGACGCGGACATAATGGGGCGCAAAAGATTGTTCTTTGCGCACCTTTTCAAACAGACTTCGACGAAGTGGAATGCACACTTAGCCTCAGCGGAGTCGCACTTCCACCAATGAAAGCCAAGGCGCAAGATCCAGAAGTCAGAAACTTCGTTTTTGAATTTCATGGATTAATTTCCGGTGGAAATTACTCTTATCGCTTCACCAAAAAAGGGGAAAGACTAGACTTGGGAGCTGGCCTTCTAGAGTCGAACCTTCGTTTCACCTATTGGAGCACTCTAGATGCATATGCTGAAACAGTTCTTATAAGCTGTAACGGCGTCTACATCTTCAAAGATCAAAATAAAAAGTGGGACATGTGGCGTCGCCTTGAAACCACAATCGCAAATTCCAAAAATCCACCAAAGCTTTTAATTCTTGGCGGAGATCAATATTATCAAGATGACACCGAAAAAGAGTTTTATGAAAAACTTAAGGGCGATGTCACTCCTGAGCTTAGAAACCAAGTTAAAATGGCAGCTATTCGTCGAGCGTGGGAACAGACCTCAGACCCAAGCTACCGCAGGCTCATGGCAAGTATTCCGTCCGTGGCAATGTGTGATGACCATGATTTTACCGACGGTGCCGGTGGCCGATTTTTCAACGAGCAAGGCGTTTTTGAATCTAGCTGGCTAAATTACATGAGTATTTTGGTAGAAGTTTTCGAGGCGTTCCAAACCTCAAGAAACCCAACTCCAATTATCTCCAAAACAAAATCCGCTTACTCTTTTACTTTGGACTTGGGTGAGTCGGCCCTAATTGCTCTCGATATGCGCACAGAGAAAAATGCAGGGATTAATAAAATCATGGACGAAGATCACAAGAATGCGGTTTTCGCTGTTATCCAAGCTTTGCCACATAAAAACATTTTGATCTTGTCCCCAGTTGTTCCGGCAAGAAATTCCAATCAGAAAGAAGGTTGGATGGCCGGAATCATCGAATGGCTGAAAAAGCCAAAGGTGAAAGCCAAATTTGAAAAATGGCATCTGATGTTCGCGTGGGACTACATCGTTGGGATGGAAGATGACATGGATGACGCGTTAACATCAAAACGAGCTATTGGTTTCTTTGGTGAGCTTATGAAATGTCTTTCCACCAAAGCTCTCAACGACACCACGTATACACTTCTAACGGGTGATATTCACACCGGAGGCTCCATTGAGTTGTTCATTACCGTGGATAAAGGAACATTCCCATTGGGAGTGCTCGTTTCCTCTCCAATCGGATACGACCCAATGCCAGACGTAGTGGAAGGGCTACTGCAAGAGGGAATGCTTATCAAAAAGCAGAACAACGATTTCAAACTGATAGGCATCAACAATCAGTTTGTAACTGCTCGAAACTTTGTTTTCTTAAGACCGTCTCTTTTAAAAACGGATGCAAAGGATCAGGCAGCAAGAATCTTTATAGAAGGAATTCAAGGATCTCGCTCATTACCAATTGGCAGCTGGAATCCACTTGAAGGAGAAACTGCCGACAGCAAATTAGAAAACAGCGCGGCCCACGCTACAGAAAAAGCAGCCGAGGATTTAACGCCTTAG
- a CDS encoding AbiV family abortive infection protein, translating to MEGKLLISKEDFATFRFCERVLDNARDMIIESRLLFEANHIRRALFLTITAFEEVLKIIKGLENGFDQKNLKFHSSKFQPATKFYLDRMLPKTNQLVETFLQNNPTLSRDELRSGIENYFHNMADFPKLRQALLYIDFGQDFFAGPLLNSEELLKDMTKIALNGIEEYENTVREIFREEREKFILEEN from the coding sequence ATGGAAGGCAAACTATTAATTTCAAAAGAGGACTTTGCAACATTTCGTTTCTGCGAGCGTGTCCTGGACAATGCTCGAGATATGATTATCGAATCTCGTCTTTTATTTGAAGCAAATCATATTAGACGAGCATTGTTTCTAACTATAACAGCATTTGAAGAAGTTTTAAAGATAATCAAAGGATTAGAGAACGGATTCGATCAAAAAAATCTAAAATTCCATTCATCAAAATTCCAACCTGCAACTAAATTTTATCTAGATCGTATGTTACCAAAAACCAACCAATTGGTAGAAACTTTCCTACAAAATAATCCAACGCTCTCTCGTGATGAATTGAGATCAGGTATTGAAAATTATTTTCACAATATGGCTGATTTCCCCAAATTAAGACAGGCACTTTTATATATTGATTTTGGACAAGACTTCTTTGCCGGCCCACTATTGAACTCTGAGGAACTTCTAAAAGACATGACAAAGATAGCCTTGAATGGAATTGAAGAATATGAAAATACAGTTCGCGAAATATTTCGCGAGGAACGCGAAAAATTTATTTTAGAGGAAAATTGA
- a CDS encoding fibrinogen-like YCDxxxxGGGW domain-containing protein, whose product MNSERSGTLGYSSFYKAIICSMALGSCTIDTKIRNPFAVQINKSSIYTNSSTHPFSFSPTWEESVFNGGTVLLYDNAFCDGTPTEVELSGTDIHIDGLQDGKSYYAKVRVTNNSRNYESSCAFWVTVDMQAPMPATITAPLSDSYVSATHFVGAWNSVVDIGPAGLSEIPYKVRLYDQPSCTGSIISTKNLASLTHVFDNLSANTFYSFDIQSTDKAGNWSTPVCSAFMEVDLFAPGFVLTHTGSDQGYAATQTVSITVTNDAWASYWCLTEDLSFIPLSPADPCPGGQGPANGWHTSRPTNYDLSAGDGVKTVKLWLFDSAGNALTNKTPTYSIVLDTIPPGAFPVLGITGGSDLTIDDRLSQLVDPIVNWSPASGSSAYNVSILNLDLTVRCEENVGASIMQQALTGCDLVPETDYIARVIARDEAGNLTQGTDVIFRVDVTPPGNFNILGVRGGVDTTSDTWAAQWPEVVWSSSSDAVIYQTSIQSMSGTTVCSEQSTSTTSYDFSTAGCLSLVHGMQYQVLVRSLDQADLITSASNSPYIFRADTQAPVLNVTTAPNAIIRDTATDFEFTVSDDTSGLASVECNFNSGGYANCDSPYELSGLSQGSYSLSIRAKDIAGNEVISNHNFDVDLYPPVITVTDSPGAFVSETSEQFVFNVVDSGSSGVSLIECKLAGGSWAACASPYLIPVVTDGAHEFRIRATDYLGHVSAETTINWFVDSTPPSIVFTSAPSDTVDTDATIEFEVNESETTVNIECDLDGGGWSSCTSPHNLTNLPSGTHSFSVRATNAAGLVSTQTVTWNVIALTSCKVILDTGGSVGDGMYMIDPDGAGGSAPISAYCEMTTNGGGWTWIIGNANYASGNFPAAVSVSGVSISYSGGQVSSYQGTGASGYCNVPAPFIGVTITVPHKEVYLYGYSQGYNATPSAWIDIGNDGYDYHWASTCHNCTAANTHNVTRSVASEVTSSYVNVNGNSCQYTGGNQAHIYVLKVR is encoded by the coding sequence ATGAATTCGGAACGTTCTGGGACTTTAGGTTATAGTTCGTTCTATAAAGCTATCATTTGTTCGATGGCTTTGGGTTCCTGTACCATCGACACTAAGATTCGTAATCCCTTCGCCGTTCAAATTAATAAGTCTTCGATCTACACCAATTCCTCAACGCATCCGTTTTCATTTTCACCGACGTGGGAAGAATCCGTCTTTAACGGCGGGACCGTACTTCTTTACGATAACGCCTTTTGCGACGGGACTCCCACGGAAGTTGAATTATCCGGGACAGACATACATATCGATGGTCTGCAAGATGGTAAAAGCTATTACGCGAAAGTGCGTGTGACGAATAATAGTCGCAACTACGAATCATCTTGCGCATTCTGGGTGACGGTAGACATGCAGGCCCCGATGCCGGCGACGATCACCGCGCCCTTATCAGATTCTTACGTCTCTGCGACTCACTTTGTCGGTGCATGGAATAGCGTAGTCGATATCGGACCGGCAGGCTTAAGTGAAATTCCGTACAAAGTCAGACTTTACGATCAACCCTCGTGCACGGGTTCCATCATCTCTACGAAAAACTTAGCATCGCTCACTCACGTCTTTGACAATCTTTCCGCAAATACATTTTACTCTTTTGACATTCAATCCACAGATAAAGCCGGCAACTGGAGCACTCCCGTTTGTTCTGCTTTCATGGAAGTGGATTTATTCGCACCAGGCTTTGTCTTAACTCACACAGGATCTGATCAAGGATACGCCGCCACGCAAACAGTTTCTATCACGGTAACAAACGACGCCTGGGCCTCTTATTGGTGCCTAACGGAAGACTTAAGTTTTATTCCTTTAAGTCCCGCAGATCCTTGCCCCGGAGGACAAGGGCCCGCAAATGGTTGGCACACCTCTCGTCCAACAAACTACGATCTTTCCGCAGGCGACGGAGTAAAAACAGTGAAGCTATGGCTCTTCGATAGCGCGGGCAATGCTCTGACGAATAAAACTCCTACTTATAGTATCGTCTTAGACACTATCCCTCCGGGAGCTTTCCCAGTCTTAGGAATCACCGGCGGAAGTGATCTGACCATCGATGATCGTTTATCACAACTGGTAGATCCCATCGTCAACTGGAGTCCCGCTTCAGGATCCTCCGCATACAACGTATCGATTCTTAACTTAGATCTTACTGTGCGCTGTGAAGAAAACGTTGGGGCCTCTATCATGCAGCAAGCTCTCACTGGTTGCGATCTCGTTCCCGAAACAGATTACATCGCCCGCGTGATCGCCCGCGATGAAGCCGGGAATCTTACACAAGGAACCGACGTCATCTTCCGCGTGGATGTCACTCCACCGGGAAATTTCAATATTTTAGGAGTTAGGGGAGGCGTCGATACGACTTCAGATACATGGGCCGCACAGTGGCCAGAAGTCGTTTGGAGTTCTTCATCTGATGCCGTCATTTATCAAACGTCCATCCAGTCAATGAGCGGAACCACAGTCTGTTCTGAACAGTCGACCTCCACAACGTCCTATGATTTTTCAACAGCGGGTTGTCTTTCATTGGTTCACGGAATGCAGTATCAAGTTCTAGTGCGCTCGTTAGATCAAGCAGACCTGATAACATCCGCCAGTAACAGTCCCTATATTTTCCGAGCGGACACTCAAGCCCCAGTACTCAATGTTACAACAGCTCCAAACGCTATTATCAGAGACACGGCAACAGATTTTGAATTCACCGTTTCAGACGATACAAGCGGACTAGCAAGTGTGGAATGTAATTTTAATTCTGGCGGTTACGCAAATTGCGATAGCCCCTATGAATTATCCGGACTTTCTCAAGGAAGTTACTCATTAAGTATTCGCGCAAAAGACATCGCCGGAAATGAAGTCATTTCAAATCATAACTTCGACGTCGATCTCTATCCTCCCGTAATCACGGTCACGGATTCTCCGGGCGCCTTTGTTAGTGAAACTTCAGAGCAATTTGTATTTAATGTCGTTGATTCAGGTTCATCCGGAGTCAGCTTAATAGAATGTAAATTGGCCGGCGGATCATGGGCCGCGTGCGCTTCTCCTTATTTAATTCCAGTCGTGACGGACGGGGCTCATGAATTCCGAATTCGCGCCACTGACTACCTAGGCCACGTCAGCGCCGAAACCACCATCAACTGGTTCGTAGACTCAACGCCGCCTTCGATAGTCTTTACATCAGCACCTTCGGACACAGTTGACACGGACGCGACTATAGAGTTTGAAGTCAACGAATCCGAAACAACCGTAAATATTGAATGCGACTTAGACGGAGGAGGATGGTCTTCATGTACATCTCCTCACAACCTGACAAACCTTCCTTCGGGCACACACAGCTTTTCAGTCAGAGCAACAAATGCAGCCGGTCTTGTGTCGACCCAAACTGTCACTTGGAATGTCATTGCACTTACATCATGTAAAGTTATCTTAGATACCGGTGGCTCTGTCGGAGACGGAATGTATATGATCGACCCTGATGGAGCGGGCGGAAGCGCACCGATCTCTGCCTATTGTGAAATGACGACCAATGGAGGCGGTTGGACATGGATCATCGGGAACGCCAATTACGCGAGCGGAAACTTTCCTGCCGCAGTTTCTGTCAGCGGAGTTTCTATCTCTTATAGCGGAGGACAAGTATCTTCTTATCAAGGCACAGGCGCGAGTGGTTATTGCAATGTTCCCGCACCGTTTATCGGTGTGACAATCACCGTGCCCCACAAAGAAGTTTACCTTTACGGATATTCGCAAGGTTACAACGCCACACCTTCAGCGTGGATTGATATCGGAAATGACGGTTATGATTATCATTGGGCAAGCACTTGTCACAATTGCACTGCCGCGAACACTCATAACGTCACTCGTTCGGTGGCGTCAGAAGTGACGTCTTCTTATGTGAACGTCAACGGCAACTCTTGCCAATATACTGGCGGTAACCAAGCCCATATCTATGTTTTAAAAGTACGGTAG
- the pgaC gene encoding poly-beta-1,6-N-acetyl-D-glucosamine synthase: MIFSYLPVLFTSLFLITPFVLPLIWIMGAFVFYFKRERHRSTLSEFSNQPYTILIPCFNEEKTAEATIRSLDQLPSDQCEIIAINDGSRDKTQSVLEKLAMSRPNMRVINLVQNRGKAAALTLGAMASRHEFILCIDADSELDPHAPRLMMEHFRDPHVAGVTGNPRVKNRGTLVGRLQVGEFSALVGMIKRYHQTLGRLFALSGVLVMFRKSAVESVGYWDTYTVTEDVGISWKLQTSGWTLKYEPKATCDVLMPDTLKGLWKQRLRWAQGGFEVILRHGRSVLKSRDTGLRLILLEYVFSVTWAFLLPVTIAIALFGHNPHDINLSYAILLTGVMSFLQFAVGMFLHGRYERSAKLGFVAIWYPFAYWMINSFVLFVAIPKVLFGPKRQFSSWISPDRGGVTYAKNN, encoded by the coding sequence ATGATTTTCTCTTATCTGCCGGTGCTATTCACATCCCTTTTCTTAATTACTCCCTTTGTACTGCCTTTGATTTGGATCATGGGGGCTTTTGTCTTCTACTTTAAAAGGGAGCGCCATCGTTCGACCCTTTCTGAGTTTTCTAACCAACCCTATACGATTTTAATTCCTTGCTTCAACGAGGAAAAAACTGCGGAAGCGACAATTCGCTCGCTAGACCAATTGCCTTCAGACCAATGCGAGATCATCGCGATCAATGATGGCAGCCGGGATAAGACTCAGTCTGTTTTAGAAAAACTGGCAATGTCTCGTCCGAATATGCGCGTTATTAACTTGGTTCAGAACCGTGGAAAAGCGGCGGCTTTGACTTTAGGTGCTATGGCTAGTCGTCATGAGTTTATCTTATGCATCGATGCCGACTCTGAATTAGACCCTCATGCTCCCCGCCTTATGATGGAGCACTTTCGCGATCCGCATGTGGCGGGTGTGACCGGAAATCCGCGCGTCAAAAATCGCGGAACCTTGGTAGGTCGACTGCAAGTGGGAGAATTCTCGGCCCTCGTCGGAATGATTAAGCGTTATCACCAAACTTTGGGGCGCTTATTTGCTTTGTCTGGCGTCCTAGTGATGTTCCGTAAGTCTGCCGTGGAAAGCGTCGGCTACTGGGACACTTACACTGTGACTGAGGATGTCGGAATCAGCTGGAAACTGCAAACTTCGGGTTGGACCCTGAAGTATGAGCCCAAAGCGACTTGTGACGTATTAATGCCTGACACTTTGAAAGGCCTTTGGAAACAACGTCTTCGCTGGGCGCAAGGTGGGTTTGAAGTGATTCTTAGACACGGGCGATCTGTTTTGAAAAGCCGCGACACAGGTTTAAGACTGATTCTTTTGGAGTACGTATTTTCTGTGACTTGGGCTTTCCTATTACCTGTGACGATTGCGATCGCTCTGTTTGGGCATAACCCCCACGATATCAACCTCAGTTATGCGATTCTTCTTACTGGTGTGATGAGCTTTCTGCAGTTTGCTGTCGGGATGTTTTTGCACGGCCGATATGAGCGTTCGGCGAAACTGGGCTTTGTTGCGATCTGGTACCCTTTTGCTTATTGGATGATTAATAGTTTTGTGCTATTCGTAGCAATCCCAAAAGTTCTGTTTGGCCCAAAACGCCAATTCAGTTCTTGGATCAGCCCCGATCGTGGCGGAGTGACGTATGCGAAAAATAATTGA
- the pgaB gene encoding poly-beta-1,6-N-acetyl-D-glucosamine N-deacetylase PgaB, which translates to MKSDRVIVFSKLTSQSVRLFISLVIIFFGFFTRAETSPAPEKKDPLTNTFVALCYHDVSNGFVGNAFSIRKKDLIEQFDYLKAHYNVVGLQDIIEASQGKKVLPPKAVLITVDDGLASFYENVYPLLKTYKFKAVFAIVGKWTEDGVAPDYGFKDTNPKMASWKQLKEMSESGLVDVVSHTYDMHQGQVFNPQGSQAPMAAFFRYDSITKSYQSEEDFVNRVQMDLKKNNELIKKHLGKDNSVIVWPYGASNGLSRKAAEDVGLKIQMTLRAGLNNASDISQMGRGLIFADMDLPQFANVLEHAFVDSSPLRMIRVDLDSIWKKNEAEAEQVLGDLLEKTLALGANGALFQAVSDSGDAYFPTSQMSVRADYLNRAAHTMRHRSRVPNVYARVPQTFLKNTETAKAVIRDLAKYTDIDGVFFEVSSKEKAKELSFESVMAAGRSVRPHWQYGVIGPRPENAEIFDYLVLTPQQLEKEKLEAVPNSIKQKQDIVALPKDYNLVASHVMAEGYLNLFYDVNFKDVAPDPDFKTLFSVRQSNAKHIKGEAK; encoded by the coding sequence CGCCTGCTCCCGAAAAAAAAGATCCCCTGACAAACACCTTCGTCGCCCTTTGCTACCACGATGTGAGTAACGGCTTCGTAGGTAATGCCTTTAGTATTCGCAAAAAAGATCTAATCGAACAGTTCGATTATCTGAAGGCTCATTACAATGTCGTGGGTCTGCAAGATATCATTGAAGCTTCTCAAGGCAAAAAGGTGCTTCCTCCTAAAGCTGTGCTTATCACCGTGGATGATGGCTTAGCGTCTTTCTATGAAAACGTTTATCCGCTTTTAAAGACTTATAAGTTTAAAGCGGTCTTTGCCATCGTGGGTAAGTGGACTGAAGATGGTGTGGCACCGGATTATGGTTTTAAAGACACCAATCCTAAAATGGCTTCCTGGAAGCAGTTAAAGGAAATGTCTGAATCAGGTTTGGTGGATGTTGTTTCTCACACCTATGATATGCATCAAGGCCAGGTGTTTAATCCGCAAGGAAGTCAGGCACCAATGGCTGCCTTCTTTAGGTATGACTCGATCACGAAATCTTATCAATCCGAAGAAGACTTTGTGAATCGTGTCCAGATGGATCTTAAAAAGAACAATGAACTTATCAAGAAACATCTAGGGAAAGACAACTCTGTTATCGTATGGCCCTACGGCGCTTCAAACGGTTTATCGCGAAAAGCCGCTGAGGATGTGGGACTGAAAATTCAGATGACTCTTCGAGCGGGCCTGAATAATGCCAGTGATATTTCTCAGATGGGTCGCGGGCTTATCTTTGCGGATATGGATCTTCCACAGTTTGCAAATGTACTAGAGCATGCGTTTGTGGACTCGTCTCCATTACGCATGATTCGCGTGGACCTTGATAGTATTTGGAAGAAAAACGAAGCCGAGGCTGAGCAAGTCTTGGGTGACTTATTGGAAAAAACTTTGGCTTTGGGAGCTAACGGCGCCTTATTCCAGGCCGTCTCGGATTCTGGAGATGCTTACTTCCCTACTTCACAGATGTCGGTGCGCGCGGATTATCTGAATCGCGCGGCGCACACAATGAGACATCGCTCTCGTGTTCCTAATGTCTATGCGCGAGTACCACAAACATTTTTGAAGAATACGGAAACAGCCAAAGCAGTCATTCGTGATTTAGCGAAATACACGGACATCGACGGCGTCTTTTTTGAGGTCTCTTCAAAAGAAAAAGCTAAAGAGTTGTCTTTTGAATCTGTGATGGCGGCGGGTCGCTCTGTGCGCCCCCACTGGCAGTATGGAGTTATTGGTCCCAGACCTGAAAATGCCGAGATTTTTGATTACTTGGTTCTGACTCCACAACAGCTTGAAAAAGAGAAGCTCGAGGCTGTGCCGAATTCGATAAAGCAGAAGCAAGACATTGTCGCCTTGCCGAAAGATTATAATCTAGTTGCTAGCCACGTGATGGCCGAGGGCTATTTAAATTTATTTTATGATGTGAACTTCAAAGATGTCGCTCCCGATCCTGATTTCAAAACTTTGTTTTCAGTTCGCCAAAGCAATGCAAAACACATCAAAGGGGAAGCGAAATGA